A section of the Pseudomonas tritici genome encodes:
- a CDS encoding methyl-accepting chemotaxis protein: MHTMRKVAVDMQAASGGVEALGKQSLLISSIIQTISSIAQQTNLLALNAAIEAARAGEQGRGFAVVADEVRQLAGRTSTATEEIASVVLQNQKLVDETVAEMANSKSQAEQGLELATQAGHVIVEIQDGAKRVVDAVGRFATQIA, encoded by the coding sequence ATGCACACCATGCGTAAAGTCGCCGTTGATATGCAGGCGGCCTCTGGCGGCGTTGAAGCGCTCGGCAAGCAGTCATTGTTGATCAGCTCGATCATCCAGACGATCAGTAGTATTGCCCAACAAACCAACTTGCTGGCATTGAACGCTGCGATTGAAGCCGCGCGCGCAGGTGAGCAGGGGCGCGGTTTTGCGGTCGTGGCGGATGAGGTTCGGCAATTGGCTGGGCGTACCAGCACGGCTACCGAAGAAATTGCATCGGTTGTCTTGCAGAACCAGAAGCTGGTGGATGAGACCGTCGCCGAGATGGCAAACAGCAAATCCCAGGCAGAGCAAGGTCTTGAACTCGCCACCCAGGCGGGCCACGTCATTGTTGAGATTCAGGATGGCGCCAAACGAGTGGTCGATGCGGTGGGCAGGTTTGCGACCCAGATTGCCTAG
- a CDS encoding LysR substrate-binding domain-containing protein: protein MFASLPLTALRTFESASRLLSFKAAAQELSVTPTAVSHQIRSLETWLGVPLFERLPRQVRLTACGERLFHSLHGALLDVAQSVDTLRPQRSAGHLTLSTTPAFAALWLVPRLGRFYAAHPGINLRLDTQCDVVDLQQDASVDLVIRYSLDDYPNLYGLCLFDERFAVYGSPEQVALAHTQVPTLISVRWHNSRLYALGWQAWCEKAGERWLEDAPALREYDEEHYALQAAIAGQGLVLASNILVSESIATGLLVPFQPQISVGGAGYSALCVPGRERHPPVRAFFQWMQEEVRLSGHAL from the coding sequence ATGTTTGCCTCGTTGCCCCTCACTGCCCTGCGCACCTTTGAATCGGCGTCGCGTCTGCTGAGCTTCAAGGCGGCGGCCCAGGAGTTGTCGGTCACGCCCACAGCGGTGTCCCACCAGATACGCAGCCTGGAAACCTGGCTAGGGGTGCCGCTGTTCGAGCGCCTACCGCGCCAGGTACGCCTGACGGCGTGTGGCGAACGGCTGTTCCACAGCCTGCACGGCGCCTTGCTGGATGTGGCGCAAAGCGTTGACACCTTACGCCCACAACGCAGCGCTGGGCACCTTACCCTGTCCACCACGCCGGCCTTTGCCGCGTTATGGCTGGTGCCGCGGCTGGGACGTTTTTATGCCGCTCATCCGGGGATCAACCTGCGCCTGGATACCCAGTGCGACGTCGTTGACCTGCAGCAAGACGCCAGCGTCGATCTGGTAATCCGCTACAGCCTCGATGACTACCCCAACCTCTACGGCCTGTGCCTGTTCGATGAGCGATTTGCGGTGTACGGCTCCCCCGAACAAGTGGCGCTGGCCCACACGCAGGTGCCGACGCTGATCAGCGTGCGCTGGCACAACTCCAGGCTCTATGCCCTGGGGTGGCAAGCCTGGTGTGAAAAGGCCGGGGAACGCTGGTTGGAGGACGCGCCGGCACTGCGTGAATACGACGAAGAACACTACGCGCTGCAAGCGGCCATCGCCGGTCAGGGCTTGGTCCTGGCCAGCAATATTCTGGTGTCGGAGAGCATTGCCACGGGCTTGCTGGTGCCTTTCCAACCACAGATCAGCGTAGGCGGTGCCGGTTACAGCGCGCTGTGTGTACCGGGCCGTGAGCGTCACCCGCCGGTACGGGCGTTTTTCCAGTGGATGCAGGAGGAAGTCAGGCTGTCCGGGCACGCCTTGTGA
- a CDS encoding urease accessory protein UreF, whose product MNPAWALLRLASPQLPIGGYSYSQGLEMAVENGRVNDAATARRWISDQLLLNLARFEAPLLLAHCQAAFDEDWPRLAQWCDEHRASRETRELYQESRQMGYSLQQLLSGLPELDDAARAFLERCTEPHLALGWALAARAWSISPADALAAWLWSWLENQLAVLMKTLPLGQQAAQRLTSELLPLLQQAQQDASRIDPTHFGSAAFGLSLACMAHERQYSRLFRS is encoded by the coding sequence ATGAACCCAGCCTGGGCGCTGCTGCGTCTGGCCAGTCCGCAATTGCCGATTGGCGGCTACAGCTATTCCCAGGGCCTGGAAATGGCGGTGGAGAACGGTCGCGTCAATGATGCGGCCACTGCACGACGCTGGATCAGCGATCAGTTGCTGCTCAACCTCGCGCGTTTCGAAGCACCGTTGCTGCTCGCGCACTGCCAAGCGGCCTTTGATGAGGATTGGCCGCGCCTGGCGCAATGGTGTGATGAGCATCGCGCCAGCCGCGAGACCCGCGAGCTGTATCAGGAGAGCCGGCAGATGGGCTACTCGCTGCAGCAATTACTCAGCGGATTGCCGGAACTGGACGACGCCGCCCGCGCATTTCTTGAGCGGTGCACCGAGCCGCATCTGGCCCTGGGCTGGGCCCTGGCCGCCCGCGCCTGGAGCATCAGCCCCGCCGATGCCCTCGCCGCGTGGTTGTGGAGCTGGCTGGAAAACCAACTGGCCGTGCTGATGAAAACCCTGCCCCTGGGCCAGCAAGCCGCCCAGCGCCTGACGAGCGAACTGCTGCCGCTGCTGCAACAAGCCCAGCAGGACGCCAGCCGCATCGACCCTACCCATTTCGGCAGCGCCGCTTTCGGCCTGTCCCTGGCGTGCATGGCCCACGAGCGCCAGTACAGCCGCCTGTTCCGTTCCTAG
- a CDS encoding C40 family peptidase, which yields MFKSFCCLVIVSLSLALSSASANLNSHPSFTASPKEASIEDVVDRAHELLGTPYKWGGTSAEQGFDCSSLLVYLFKTQANIRIPRTTAAMQRSTAATIKRNSLQPGDAVFFKGNGSGQVSHVGLYIGEGKFIHSPRSGKNIRIDSLSNRYWNKHYTTAKRFHSAG from the coding sequence ATGTTCAAGTCATTTTGTTGTCTGGTTATTGTCAGTCTGTCTCTCGCTCTTTCATCGGCTTCGGCCAATCTGAACTCCCATCCCTCTTTCACCGCGTCACCCAAAGAAGCGTCTATCGAGGATGTGGTCGACCGTGCCCACGAACTGTTGGGTACGCCTTACAAATGGGGCGGTACCTCGGCAGAGCAGGGTTTCGATTGCAGCAGCCTGCTGGTGTATCTGTTCAAGACTCAAGCCAATATCCGAATACCGCGCACCACGGCGGCAATGCAACGTTCGACGGCCGCGACCATCAAGCGCAACTCGCTCCAGCCCGGCGATGCGGTGTTTTTCAAAGGAAACGGTAGCGGCCAGGTCAGCCATGTGGGCCTTTATATAGGCGAGGGCAAATTTATCCATTCACCGCGCAGCGGCAAAAACATCCGTATCGATTCGCTGAGCAACCGCTATTGGAACAAGCACTACACCACGGCCAAGCGTTTCCATTCGGCAGGCTAA
- the ureG gene encoding urease accessory protein UreG — translation MNSQPLRVGIGGPVGSGKTALTLALCLALRDRYNLAVVTNDIYTREDADFLVRNQALAPERIIGVETGGCPHTAIREDASINLEAVDQLNRRFPGLDLILVESGGDNLSATFSPELSDLTIYVIDVSAGDKLPRKGGPGICKSDLLVINKIDLAPLVGASLELMNSDTQRMRNGKPFVFSNQKTGVGLDDIVAFIERQGLLTAA, via the coding sequence ATGAACTCACAACCTTTGCGTGTTGGTATCGGCGGCCCGGTGGGCTCCGGCAAAACGGCCCTGACCCTGGCGCTGTGCCTGGCGCTGCGTGACCGCTACAACCTGGCAGTAGTCACCAACGACATCTATACCCGCGAAGACGCCGATTTCCTGGTGCGTAACCAAGCCTTGGCACCCGAGCGCATCATCGGCGTGGAAACCGGTGGCTGCCCGCACACGGCGATCCGTGAAGACGCCTCGATCAACCTCGAAGCCGTGGATCAGCTCAACCGCCGTTTCCCCGGCCTGGACCTGATCCTGGTGGAGTCCGGCGGCGACAACCTTTCGGCCACCTTCAGCCCCGAGCTGTCGGACCTGACCATCTACGTAATCGATGTGTCAGCCGGCGACAAGCTGCCACGCAAGGGCGGGCCTGGTATTTGCAAATCCGACCTGCTGGTGATCAACAAGATCGACCTGGCACCGCTGGTGGGCGCCTCGCTGGAGTTGATGAACAGCGACACCCAGCGCATGCGCAACGGTAAACCCTTTGTGTTCAGCAACCAGAAAACCGGTGTCGGCCTGGATGACATCGTCGCCTTTATCGAACGCCAAGGCCTGCTGACCGCCGCCTGA
- a CDS encoding ferritin-like domain-containing protein produces MTEANLTDVATLRQRARQNVENGAVTEGYDADREEIIRLLNGSLATELVCVLRYKRHYFMASGVKAHVAAEEFLEHATQEAEHADKLAERIVQLGGEPEFNPDLLSKNSHAQYVAGNSLKEMVYEDLVAERIAVDSYREIIQYIGDKDPTTRRLFEEILAQEEEHADDMADILESL; encoded by the coding sequence ATGACTGAAGCAAACTTGACTGACGTAGCAACCCTGCGCCAACGCGCCCGCCAGAACGTCGAAAACGGTGCCGTGACCGAAGGCTACGACGCCGACCGCGAAGAAATCATCCGCTTGCTCAACGGCTCGCTCGCGACCGAACTGGTCTGCGTACTGCGCTACAAGCGCCATTACTTCATGGCCAGCGGCGTCAAAGCCCATGTAGCCGCAGAAGAGTTCCTCGAGCACGCCACCCAGGAAGCCGAGCACGCCGACAAACTCGCCGAGCGCATCGTGCAGTTGGGCGGCGAACCGGAGTTCAACCCGGATCTGCTGTCGAAAAACTCCCACGCTCAATACGTGGCAGGTAACAGCTTGAAGGAAATGGTCTACGAAGACCTGGTGGCCGAAAGGATCGCGGTGGACAGCTACCGTGAAATCATCCAGTACATCGGTGACAAAGATCCGACCACGCGCCGTCTCTTCGAGGAAATCCTGGCCCAGGAAGAAGAGCACGCCGACGACATGGCGGATATTCTCGAAAGCCTGTAA
- a CDS encoding TetR family transcriptional regulator — protein sequence MLPRAEQKQQTRLALMDAARHLMECGRGFGSLSLREVAKTAGIVPTGFYRHFADMDQLGLVLVSEVGQTFRATIRLVRHNEFVMGGIIDASVRIFLDVVSANRSQFLFLAREQYGGCLAVRQAIAALREDITRDLAADLTFMPKLQHLDAEGLHVMADLIVKSVFATLPDIIDPPAHALPAHLTPQAKITQQLRFIFIGLKHWQGLGSTE from the coding sequence ATGCTGCCCCGCGCCGAACAAAAGCAACAGACCCGCCTCGCCTTGATGGACGCAGCCCGCCATCTGATGGAATGTGGCCGTGGGTTTGGTAGCCTGAGCCTGCGCGAAGTGGCGAAGACAGCTGGCATCGTGCCCACCGGTTTTTATCGCCATTTTGCCGACATGGACCAGCTTGGCCTCGTGTTGGTGAGTGAAGTCGGCCAGACCTTTCGCGCTACGATCCGCCTGGTGCGCCACAACGAATTCGTGATGGGCGGCATTATCGATGCCTCCGTGCGGATCTTTCTCGATGTGGTTTCGGCCAACCGTTCGCAATTCCTGTTCCTCGCCCGCGAGCAATACGGCGGCTGCCTCGCCGTGCGCCAAGCCATCGCGGCGCTGCGCGAAGACATCACTCGCGACCTGGCGGCTGACCTCACTTTCATGCCCAAACTGCAGCACCTGGACGCTGAAGGCTTGCACGTGATGGCGGACTTGATCGTCAAAAGTGTGTTCGCCACCCTTCCCGACATCATCGACCCGCCAGCCCACGCCCTGCCCGCCCACCTCACGCCGCAGGCGAAAATCACCCAGCAATTGCGCTTTATCTTTATCGGTTTGAAGCACTGGCAAGGCCTGGGCAGCACCGAATAA
- a CDS encoding DMT family transporter → MQYAYPLLAIFIWAGNTVVNKLAVGSIFPAEIGFYRWLLAALLFTPFMLKPVIDNWPLIRPNLGKIFILGALGMAVYQSLAYYAASLTTATNMGIILSLMPLMALTAAIISLGQRLTYGALTGAVLSFAGVVVVVSAGSLGALLQHGVNLGDGMMLVATLAYAVYSTLLKKWQLRLPPLVLLYLQVLVAVVVLFPLFLFSAKAGLGWANIPLVLYACLLASMLAPLAWMHSVKTLGPSRTTLFFNLLPLITALIAAVVLKEELALYHLVGGLLTLGGVILSERWTTPVSTA, encoded by the coding sequence ATGCAATACGCTTATCCCCTGCTGGCCATTTTTATCTGGGCCGGCAACACCGTGGTCAACAAGCTGGCGGTGGGTTCGATCTTCCCCGCTGAAATCGGGTTTTACCGCTGGTTACTGGCCGCGCTGCTGTTTACGCCGTTCATGCTCAAGCCGGTGATTGACAACTGGCCGTTGATCCGCCCGAACCTGGGCAAGATCTTCATCCTAGGCGCGCTCGGCATGGCGGTGTACCAGAGCCTGGCGTACTACGCCGCCTCGCTAACCACCGCCACCAATATGGGCATCATTCTGTCGCTGATGCCGTTGATGGCACTCACGGCGGCCATCATCAGCCTTGGCCAGCGCCTGACCTACGGCGCATTGACCGGTGCCGTGCTGTCGTTTGCCGGCGTAGTCGTGGTGGTGTCGGCGGGCAGCCTGGGCGCACTGCTGCAACACGGGGTCAACCTGGGTGACGGCATGATGCTGGTCGCCACCCTGGCCTACGCGGTCTACAGCACCCTGCTGAAAAAATGGCAACTGCGCCTGCCACCACTGGTGTTGCTGTATTTGCAGGTGCTGGTGGCCGTGGTGGTGCTGTTTCCGCTGTTCCTGTTCTCGGCAAAAGCCGGCCTTGGCTGGGCGAATATTCCGCTGGTGCTGTATGCGTGCCTGCTGGCCTCGATGCTGGCGCCGCTGGCGTGGATGCATTCGGTGAAGACCTTGGGCCCGAGCCGCACCACGCTGTTTTTCAACCTGCTGCCGTTGATTACCGCGCTGATTGCAGCGGTGGTGTTGAAGGAAGAGTTGGCGCTGTACCACCTGGTGGGCGGCTTGCTGACGTTGGGCGGGGTGATTTTGTCGGAGCGTTGGACTACCCCCGTCAGTACTGCCTGA
- a CDS encoding HupE/UreJ family protein, producing the protein MSLKKLFTAAALLLAPALAFAHPGHGDNGLVAGISHPLGGIDHLLAMVAVGLWAAQQKGAARWALPCTFVGTMLIGGVLGFEGLALPALESGIAASVLALGLAVALTVRPPLFVAVGATALFALFHGVAHGLELPDMSNPWAYAAGFVGATAVLHAAGYAVVRFLPAAAAPLVRVAGAASAATGVWLLAG; encoded by the coding sequence ATGAGCCTCAAGAAACTTTTCACCGCCGCCGCCCTGCTGCTGGCCCCCGCCCTCGCCTTCGCTCACCCGGGCCACGGCGACAACGGCCTGGTGGCCGGCATCAGCCACCCCCTGGGTGGCATTGACCACTTGTTGGCCATGGTGGCCGTCGGCTTGTGGGCCGCCCAACAAAAAGGCGCCGCCCGCTGGGCACTGCCGTGCACTTTTGTGGGCACCATGCTGATTGGCGGCGTGCTGGGTTTTGAGGGCTTGGCATTGCCGGCGCTGGAAAGCGGGATTGCCGCGTCGGTGCTGGCACTGGGCCTGGCGGTGGCGCTGACGGTGCGACCGCCGTTGTTTGTGGCGGTGGGGGCGACGGCATTGTTCGCGCTGTTTCACGGCGTCGCGCACGGTTTGGAGCTGCCGGACATGTCCAACCCTTGGGCGTATGCGGCTGGTTTTGTAGGCGCAACGGCCGTGTTGCACGCGGCGGGTTATGCGGTAGTGCGCTTCCTGCCGGCGGCTGCGGCGCCGTTGGTGCGGGTTGCAGGGGCGGCGTCGGCGGCGACTGGGGTTTGGCTGCTGGCGGGCTGA
- a CDS encoding esterase/lipase family protein: MPHSLATRYPLVLVPGMLGFVRLGLFPYWYGIVPALRAGGAQVYPVQVAPLDSSEVRGEQLLVQIERIRRETGADKVNLIGHSQGSLTARYAAAKRPEWVASVTSVAGPNHGSELADHIHTHYPVDGAKGRIMSALFHLVAWVMGVLETGYRGPRFKADLQASHRSLTSAGVALFNQQYPQGLPETWGGQGAEEVNGVRYYSWSGTLQPGITDRGRNLFDGTHRSCRLFARSFVREKGQCDGMVGRYSSHLGVVIGDDYPLDHFDIVNQSLGLVGKGAEPIRLFVEHAQRLKAAGV; this comes from the coding sequence ATGCCCCACTCCCTTGCCACGCGTTATCCCCTGGTGCTGGTGCCTGGCATGCTCGGGTTCGTGCGCCTGGGGCTGTTCCCGTACTGGTACGGTATCGTCCCGGCACTGCGTGCGGGTGGCGCCCAGGTGTATCCCGTGCAGGTGGCACCGCTCGATTCCAGTGAAGTGCGCGGCGAGCAATTGCTGGTGCAGATCGAGCGCATCCGCCGCGAGACCGGGGCCGACAAGGTCAACCTGATCGGCCACAGCCAGGGCTCGCTCACCGCGCGATATGCGGCGGCCAAGCGACCGGAGTGGGTGGCGTCGGTGACGTCGGTGGCTGGGCCTAATCATGGCTCGGAGCTGGCCGACCATATCCACACCCATTATCCCGTCGACGGCGCCAAGGGCCGGATCATGAGCGCGCTGTTTCACCTGGTCGCCTGGGTGATGGGCGTGCTGGAAACCGGCTATCGCGGTCCGCGCTTCAAGGCGGATCTGCAGGCGTCCCATAGGTCCCTGACCAGTGCGGGGGTGGCGCTGTTCAATCAGCAATATCCACAAGGATTGCCCGAGACCTGGGGCGGGCAGGGCGCCGAAGAGGTCAATGGGGTGCGCTATTACTCGTGGTCCGGCACCTTGCAGCCGGGCATCACTGACCGTGGCCGTAACCTGTTCGACGGTACGCACCGCAGTTGCCGTTTGTTCGCCCGCAGCTTTGTGCGGGAAAAGGGCCAGTGCGATGGCATGGTCGGGCGCTACAGCTCACACCTGGGGGTGGTGATCGGTGATGACTACCCCTTGGACCATTTCGATATCGTCAACCAATCGCTGGGTCTGGTGGGTAAGGGGGCCGAGCCTATTCGGTTGTTTGTCGAGCATGCACAAAGGCTTAAGGCTGCTGGGGTGTAA
- the ureE gene encoding urease accessory protein UreE, with amino-acid sequence MLVIHRRIAPQALWAAELLLNFEARSKSRLRCFSADGEDVGLFLERGQPPLHDGEFLQAEDGRVVRVCARPEHLLHVTCSSAFELTRAAYHLGNRHVALQVGDGWLRLLDDYVLKAMLEQLGAQTATIEAPFQPEHGAYGGGHHHSRHGDEDFNYPPKLHQFGVRL; translated from the coding sequence ATGCTGGTGATCCACCGCCGAATCGCCCCTCAAGCCCTCTGGGCCGCCGAGTTGCTGCTGAATTTCGAAGCACGCAGCAAAAGTCGCCTGCGCTGTTTCAGTGCCGACGGTGAAGACGTCGGCCTTTTCCTGGAGCGCGGCCAGCCGCCGCTGCACGATGGCGAATTCCTACAGGCTGAAGACGGACGCGTCGTACGCGTATGCGCCCGGCCTGAACATCTGCTGCACGTCACCTGCAGCAGCGCATTTGAACTGACTCGCGCGGCGTATCACCTGGGTAACCGCCATGTGGCGTTGCAGGTAGGGGACGGCTGGCTGCGCCTGCTGGACGACTATGTGCTCAAGGCCATGCTCGAACAGCTGGGCGCGCAGACCGCAACTATTGAAGCGCCATTCCAGCCGGAGCACGGCGCTTACGGCGGCGGCCACCATCACTCGCGCCATGGCGATGAAGATTTCAACTACCCACCCAAGCTGCATCAGTTCGGCGTGCGTCTATGA
- a CDS encoding AsmA family protein, giving the protein MTRTRKIVAWCCASFVLLIAVVVLVLVFFDWNRIKPPLNAKVSEELHRPFAINGNLAVVWAREPDEGGWRAWVPWPHVIAEDLTLGNPDWSKTPQMVTLKKVELRISPLALLVQRVVIPRIDLTEPSAQLQRLADGRANWTFKFDPKDPNAEPSNWVVDIGAIGFDKGHVTLDDQTLKTQLDVIIDPLGKPVPFGEIVGDADAKKALEKGSAPQDYAFGLKVKGQYHGQKLDGTGKIGGLLALQDAAKPFPLQAQVKIADTSIALAGTLTDPLNLGALDLRLKLAGSSLGNLYPLTGVTLPDSPAYSTDGHLIAKLHEASGASFRYENFNGKIGNSDIHGSLGYVASQPRPKLSGALVSNQLLMTDLAPLIGADSNAKQKARGGDSKQPATKVLPVEEFRTERWRVMDADVEFTGKRIVHSADLPFTDLYTHVVLNDGELSLEPLRFGVAGGKLDAQIRLNGRTAPMEGRAKLTARNFKLKQLFPTFEPMKTSFGELNGDADISGRGNSVAALLGTSNGDLKMLINDGAISRGLMEIAGLNVGNYVVGRLFGDKEVKINCAAADFGIKTGLATTRLFVFDTENAIIYIDGTANMATEQLDLTINPESKGFRLFSLRSPLYVNGPFIKPNAGVKAIPLALRGAGMVALGVIAGPAAGLLALIAPSADAPNQCAPLLQQMREGKAPKTVKG; this is encoded by the coding sequence ATGACGCGCACTCGTAAAATCGTCGCTTGGTGCTGCGCCAGCTTCGTTCTGTTAATCGCCGTGGTGGTATTGGTTCTGGTGTTCTTCGACTGGAACCGCATCAAGCCGCCCCTCAATGCCAAGGTTTCCGAAGAGCTGCATCGACCGTTTGCCATCAACGGCAACCTGGCGGTGGTGTGGGCGCGTGAGCCCGACGAAGGCGGTTGGCGCGCCTGGGTGCCGTGGCCCCATGTGATTGCCGAAGACCTGACCCTGGGCAACCCCGACTGGTCGAAAACCCCGCAAATGGTCACGCTTAAAAAGGTCGAATTGCGCATTTCGCCGCTGGCGTTGCTGGTGCAGCGCGTGGTGATCCCGCGCATTGACCTCACTGAGCCGAGTGCGCAATTGCAGCGTCTGGCCGACGGCCGCGCCAACTGGACCTTCAAGTTCGACCCCAAGGACCCGAACGCCGAACCCTCCAACTGGGTGGTGGACATCGGCGCTATCGGCTTCGACAAAGGCCACGTGACCCTCGACGACCAGACCCTCAAGACCCAGCTGGATGTCATCATCGACCCGCTGGGCAAACCCGTGCCCTTTGGTGAAATCGTTGGCGACGCCGATGCCAAGAAGGCTTTGGAAAAAGGCTCGGCGCCGCAGGACTATGCGTTTGGCCTCAAGGTCAAAGGCCAGTACCACGGCCAGAAACTCGACGGCACCGGCAAAATCGGCGGCCTGCTGGCGTTGCAAGACGCGGCCAAGCCGTTTCCGTTGCAGGCTCAGGTCAAGATTGCCGACACCAGCATCGCCCTGGCCGGCACCCTCACGGATCCGCTGAATCTGGGTGCCCTAGACCTGCGCCTGAAACTCGCAGGTTCCAGCCTGGGCAACCTCTACCCACTGACCGGCGTGACCCTGCCGGATTCGCCGGCCTATTCCACCGATGGTCACCTGATCGCCAAGCTGCACGAAGCCAGCGGCGCCTCGTTCCGCTACGAAAACTTCAACGGCAAGATCGGTAACAGCGATATTCACGGTAGCCTTGGCTACGTCGCCAGCCAGCCGCGCCCCAAACTCAGCGGCGCGTTGGTGTCCAACCAACTGCTGATGACCGACCTCGCGCCCCTGATCGGCGCCGACTCGAATGCCAAGCAAAAAGCCCGTGGCGGCGACAGCAAACAACCCGCGACCAAAGTGCTGCCGGTGGAAGAGTTCCGCACCGAGCGCTGGCGTGTCATGGATGCCGATGTGGAGTTCACCGGCAAGCGCATCGTGCACAGTGCCGATCTGCCCTTCACCGACCTCTACACCCATGTGGTGCTCAATGACGGCGAACTGAGCCTGGAGCCCCTGCGTTTCGGCGTGGCCGGCGGCAAGCTGGATGCACAGATTCGCCTGAACGGGCGCACCGCACCGATGGAAGGTCGCGCCAAACTGACTGCGCGTAACTTCAAGCTCAAGCAGTTGTTCCCGACATTCGAACCGATGAAAACCAGCTTTGGTGAGCTCAACGGCGACGCCGACATTTCCGGTCGCGGCAACTCCGTGGCGGCACTGCTGGGCACCTCCAATGGTGACCTGAAGATGCTGATCAACGACGGCGCCATCAGCCGTGGTCTGATGGAAATCGCCGGGCTTAATGTGGGCAACTACGTGGTGGGCCGACTGTTTGGCGACAAGGAAGTGAAGATCAATTGCGCCGCGGCGGACTTCGGCATCAAGACTGGCCTGGCGACGACGCGGTTGTTTGTGTTTGATACCGAGAACGCCATTATCTATATCGATGGCACGGCGAACATGGCCACGGAGCAACTGGACTTGACCATCAACCCCGAATCGAAAGGTTTCCGACTGTTCTCCCTGCGTTCACCGCTGTACGTCAACGGGCCGTTTATCAAGCCGAATGCCGGTGTGAAAGCCATTCCTCTGGCGCTGCGTGGCGCGGGCATGGTGGCGCTGGGTGTGATCGCAGGGCCTGCGGCCGGTTTGCTGGCATTGATCGCACCCAGCGCCGACGCGCCTAACCAGTGCGCACCTTTGCTGCAACAGATGCGGGAAGGCAAAGCACCGAAAACAGTCAAAGGGTGA
- a CDS encoding FMN-dependent NADH-azoreductase has protein sequence MKKMLVVHASPRGERSHSRRLAESFLDVWQAANPGAQITRREVGRAFIPHVNEAFVAANFYPEPHSLPRVMKADLQLSDELVGELIDHEILVISMPLYNFGVPSGLKAWIDQIVRMGLTFDITQDSQGIAQYQPLLKGKRALIITSRGGNGFGPGGEYEWMNHADPHLRTVLGYIGIDDVRVIAAEGEESDKSVFLRACEEAERQLHDLAGHF, from the coding sequence ATGAAAAAAATGCTAGTTGTCCATGCCAGTCCCCGGGGCGAACGCTCTCACTCCCGGCGCCTGGCCGAATCGTTCCTGGACGTGTGGCAGGCCGCCAACCCTGGTGCGCAGATCACCCGTCGCGAAGTCGGCCGGGCCTTCATTCCCCACGTCAACGAAGCGTTTGTGGCGGCGAATTTCTACCCCGAACCGCACTCTCTGCCCCGGGTCATGAAAGCTGACCTGCAGCTGAGCGATGAACTGGTCGGCGAGTTGATCGACCATGAAATCCTGGTGATTTCCATGCCCCTGTATAACTTCGGCGTACCCAGCGGTCTCAAGGCTTGGATTGACCAGATCGTGCGCATGGGCCTGACCTTTGACATCACTCAAGACAGCCAAGGTATCGCGCAGTACCAGCCTTTGCTCAAAGGCAAGCGTGCATTGATCATTACTAGCCGAGGCGGTAATGGGTTTGGTCCGGGTGGCGAATATGAATGGATGAACCATGCCGATCCGCACCTGCGCACCGTGCTGGGTTATATCGGTATTGACGATGTGCGGGTGATCGCCGCCGAGGGTGAAGAGTCGGACAAGAGCGTTTTCCTGCGTGCCTGCGAGGAGGCCGAACGCCAGTTGCACGATCTGGCCGGGCATTTTTAA